One Methylobacterium sp. AMS5 genomic region harbors:
- a CDS encoding amidohydrolase family protein encodes MSRRDLGKAMYGAVLAGASSDAAARATPGGPPPGNVILIRGGYVMTMDAVRGDLPGADILVRDGRIAEIGRGLPAPEGADIVEAAGAVVLPGFVDAHTHGAISQMRGLYGNTPETAFFPVTNRLSAHYRPEDTYIGMLLSAVESLASGITTTADFFDAVRDREHAEAGLRALRDAQIRARLLYGMTSKTAAAPIDLAHVEEWQRGWADRSAGGRLSLGLAWRLPQDLDDARAWAIKQGEWEAARRLGLPVQVHVSGTVPGRAEAMFDALIARRMLRPGLQVIHATDARDDQLAALEEAGAGLVVTPLTEHRVGYGLTRIDRFAGIRRLGFGIDGSALAGSTDMFALMRLAALTQAGAARDETAVSPRRLLELATVGGARAMGLDAEIGTLVPGRAADLQIVRLDTWNLAGFKGGDPSALLVYSARPEDVATVMVGGRLVKHDRRLLFDDLMLLDQARLSILGICRRSSQAGP; translated from the coding sequence ATGAGTCGGCGCGACCTCGGGAAAGCGATGTACGGCGCCGTGCTGGCGGGCGCCTCGTCCGATGCGGCGGCCCGGGCCACGCCCGGAGGGCCCCCGCCCGGAAACGTGATCCTGATCCGCGGCGGCTACGTCATGACGATGGATGCCGTGCGGGGCGACCTGCCCGGGGCCGACATCCTCGTTCGCGACGGGCGTATCGCCGAGATCGGACGCGGCCTGCCGGCTCCGGAGGGCGCCGACATCGTCGAGGCGGCGGGCGCGGTGGTCCTGCCGGGCTTCGTCGATGCCCACACCCATGGCGCGATCAGCCAGATGCGGGGTCTCTACGGCAACACGCCCGAGACCGCGTTCTTTCCCGTCACCAACCGGCTGTCGGCGCATTACAGGCCGGAGGACACCTATATCGGCATGCTGCTGAGCGCCGTGGAGAGTCTGGCCTCCGGCATCACCACGACGGCCGACTTCTTCGACGCCGTGCGCGACCGCGAACACGCGGAGGCCGGCCTCCGGGCGCTGCGGGACGCGCAGATCCGGGCGCGGCTGCTCTACGGGATGACGAGCAAGACCGCGGCGGCCCCGATCGATCTCGCCCATGTCGAGGAATGGCAGCGGGGCTGGGCGGACCGCTCGGCCGGCGGTCGCCTCTCTCTCGGCCTCGCTTGGCGCCTGCCGCAGGATCTCGACGACGCGCGGGCCTGGGCGATCAAGCAGGGGGAATGGGAGGCGGCCCGCCGGCTCGGGCTGCCGGTGCAGGTCCATGTCAGCGGCACGGTACCGGGACGGGCGGAGGCGATGTTCGACGCCCTGATCGCCCGGCGGATGCTTCGGCCGGGCCTGCAGGTCATCCATGCGACCGACGCCCGGGACGACCAGCTCGCCGCGCTGGAGGAGGCCGGCGCCGGCCTCGTGGTCACGCCTCTGACCGAGCACCGGGTCGGCTACGGCCTGACCCGGATCGATCGCTTCGCCGGGATCCGGCGCCTCGGCTTCGGCATCGATGGAAGTGCGCTGGCCGGCTCCACCGACATGTTCGCCCTCATGCGCCTCGCCGCGCTCACCCAGGCCGGCGCCGCGCGTGACGAGACGGCCGTCTCGCCCCGCCGGCTCCTGGAACTGGCGACGGTTGGCGGGGCGCGGGCGATGGGCCTCGATGCGGAGATCGGCACCCTCGTGCCGGGCCGCGCGGCCGACCTGCAGATCGTTCGGCTCGACACCTGGAACCTCGCGGGTTTCAAGGGCGGCGATCCGTCGGCGCTCCTCGTCTACTCGGCCCGACCGGAGGATGTTGCAACCGTCATGGTCGGAGGCCGCTTGGTGAAGCACGACCGTCGCCTTCTATTCGACGACCTCATGCTGCTCGACCAAGCCCGCCTATCCATCCTCGGAATTTGCAGACGTTCCAGCCAAGCCGGTCCTTGA
- a CDS encoding glycoside hydrolase family 15 protein, which yields MSKRTNGGRDFAGDCNGAGSDGARLPGSDFPIQDYAALGDGRSVVLVAPDGAVAWWCVPEMDSPPLFDSLLDPQAGGFFQVEAEGAKVIERRYRRDSNVLDTVLASGTGRARLTESLNSSTAGRLPWCEFARRIEVLSGTMTFRVRAVFGTRGDTASPWLQPNPNGCVFHVGPVLGLFRCSDNVRVTEEDDRTIAATVTLAEGERATVALLAGEDEPLGVPTMEEIDHRIDVSDEAWRRWAEGLRYDGPHRDEVRRSALALKLLLYSPSGAIAAAATTSLPEGIGGEKNYDYRYAWIRDAGYSVNAFLRVGAMPEAKAAFSWLMKRLDQHGPRVLYTLCGEVGPDERALELPGYRASRPVLVGNAAALQHQHGIYGDIFETAALFVADGNILDQRSATVLSALADQAADRWRQKDAGIWELREPQHYTMSKISAWQGLARAVELAEAGHLPPTCVPRWTRERDRIAAWIEEHCWSEARKAFVLHPGTERLDASLALAVRFGFDGRDRLSSTLDAIREELGRGPFLYRYSGAEREEGAFLACSFWLAEALAELGRQEEAEQVFTGTIRALPAGVGILSEMVDLKTGDFLGNTPQGLSHLALIHAACTLRGDRTRPVRAA from the coding sequence ATGAGCAAACGGACGAACGGCGGGCGAGACTTCGCCGGGGACTGCAATGGCGCCGGCTCGGACGGCGCCCGCTTGCCGGGCTCGGACTTCCCGATCCAAGACTACGCCGCATTGGGCGACGGGCGCTCCGTCGTCCTCGTGGCGCCGGATGGTGCCGTCGCGTGGTGGTGCGTGCCCGAGATGGACTCGCCCCCGCTCTTCGACAGCCTCCTCGACCCGCAAGCCGGCGGCTTCTTCCAGGTCGAGGCAGAGGGTGCCAAGGTCATCGAGCGGCGCTACCGCCGGGACAGCAACGTACTCGATACCGTGCTGGCCTCGGGCACGGGCCGGGCGCGTCTGACCGAGTCGCTCAACAGTTCCACCGCCGGCCGCCTGCCCTGGTGCGAGTTCGCCCGCCGCATCGAGGTCCTGTCGGGTACGATGACGTTCCGCGTCCGCGCAGTGTTCGGCACGCGCGGCGACACGGCCTCGCCCTGGCTTCAGCCGAACCCGAACGGCTGCGTCTTCCACGTCGGGCCGGTGCTCGGGCTGTTCCGGTGCAGCGACAACGTCCGGGTCACCGAGGAGGATGACCGCACCATCGCCGCCACCGTGACCCTCGCCGAGGGCGAGCGCGCGACCGTGGCGTTGCTCGCAGGTGAGGACGAGCCGCTCGGAGTGCCGACGATGGAGGAGATCGACCATCGCATCGACGTCAGCGACGAGGCTTGGCGGCGCTGGGCCGAAGGGCTGCGCTACGACGGCCCGCACCGCGACGAGGTCCGCCGCAGCGCGCTCGCGCTGAAGCTCCTCCTCTACTCGCCGAGCGGCGCCATCGCCGCGGCAGCCACGACGTCCCTGCCCGAGGGCATCGGCGGGGAGAAGAATTACGATTACCGCTACGCCTGGATCCGGGATGCAGGTTACTCGGTGAACGCCTTCCTGCGGGTCGGCGCGATGCCGGAGGCCAAGGCGGCTTTCTCCTGGCTGATGAAGCGCCTCGACCAGCACGGTCCTCGGGTGCTCTACACCCTGTGCGGCGAGGTCGGACCGGACGAGCGGGCCCTGGAGCTGCCGGGTTACCGCGCCTCGCGCCCGGTCCTGGTCGGCAACGCCGCGGCTCTACAGCACCAGCACGGCATCTACGGCGACATCTTCGAGACGGCGGCCCTGTTCGTGGCCGATGGCAACATCCTCGACCAAAGAAGCGCCACCGTGCTGTCGGCGCTCGCCGACCAAGCCGCCGACCGCTGGCGCCAGAAGGATGCCGGCATCTGGGAGCTGCGAGAGCCTCAGCACTACACGATGTCGAAGATCAGCGCCTGGCAGGGGCTCGCACGCGCCGTCGAGCTTGCCGAGGCCGGACACCTGCCCCCGACCTGCGTGCCGCGCTGGACGCGCGAGCGCGACCGCATCGCGGCCTGGATCGAGGAACATTGCTGGTCCGAAGCACGCAAGGCCTTCGTGCTCCATCCTGGCACCGAGCGGCTCGACGCGTCGCTGGCGCTGGCCGTCCGCTTCGGCTTCGACGGCCGGGACAGGCTGTCCTCGACGCTCGACGCGATCCGCGAGGAGCTCGGACGCGGGCCCTTCCTCTACCGTTACTCCGGGGCCGAGCGGGAGGAAGGCGCGTTCCTGGCCTGCTCGTTCTGGCTGGCGGAGGCGCTGGCAGAGCTCGGGCGGCAGGAGGAGGCAGAGCAGGTCTTCACCGGCACGATCCGTGCTCTGCCTGCAGGGGTCGGCATCCTGAGCGAGATGGTCGACCTGAAGACCGGTGACTTCCTCGGCAACACGCCGCAGGGTCTCAGTCACCTCGCCCTGATCCATGCCGCCTGCACGCTGCGCGGCGACCGGACCCGCCCTGTCAGAGCGGCCTGA
- a CDS encoding SemiSWEET family transporter — protein MSSDAHVINRAASVGASDRFVRWLGWIATVTGVLMFVSYLDQIQLNLAGQKGSVIQPLATVVNCGLWTTYGALRRDWPVSFANAPGIVLGAVALITAV, from the coding sequence TTGAGTTCGGACGCACACGTCATCAACCGGGCTGCCAGCGTCGGCGCGAGCGACCGCTTCGTGCGCTGGCTCGGCTGGATCGCGACCGTCACCGGCGTCCTGATGTTCGTCTCCTATCTCGACCAGATCCAGCTGAACCTCGCCGGACAGAAGGGCTCGGTCATTCAGCCGCTCGCCACGGTGGTGAATTGCGGGCTGTGGACGACCTACGGCGCCCTGCGCCGGGATTGGCCGGTCTCCTTCGCCAACGCCCCCGGAATCGTCCTCGGAGCCGTCGCCCTGATCACCGCGGTCTGA
- a CDS encoding LacI family DNA-binding transcriptional regulator: MTRKRPPSSVEVARLAGVSQSAVSRTFTPGSVASPSTRAKVLAAAESLGYRPNLLSRSLMTGRSDIVAVAVGALSNPFHAMTLESFTAGLQRTGRQVMLVQVEDEWALGSAVELLAGYQVDAILSSLPVTEPEVVQALSRFGVPVVTLNSPATTDWVRTVVTDDAWAGAEMARLLHERGARRFGYVAGRSGTMGQERREAGFREGLRELGIDSYARAQGDHKHGGGYEAVRALYASGTGPDGLFCFNDLTAMGAIDGLRHEFGLRCPEDVLVAGYDNIAAAAWPSYRLTTVDIGLAAVTESALALIASQAGEATEALVRPHLVERTSTLSQR, translated from the coding sequence GTGACTCGGAAGCGTCCACCTTCGTCGGTCGAGGTCGCGCGTCTGGCCGGCGTCTCGCAATCGGCGGTGTCACGGACGTTCACGCCCGGCAGCGTCGCCTCGCCGTCAACGCGGGCCAAGGTCCTCGCCGCGGCCGAGAGCCTTGGCTATCGGCCGAACCTTCTCTCGCGCTCGCTGATGACCGGTCGTTCGGACATCGTCGCCGTAGCAGTGGGCGCGCTGTCCAACCCGTTTCACGCCATGACCCTGGAGAGCTTCACGGCCGGCCTGCAGCGAACCGGCCGCCAGGTCATGCTGGTGCAGGTCGAGGACGAGTGGGCGCTGGGCTCTGCGGTCGAGCTGCTCGCGGGCTATCAGGTCGACGCGATCCTGAGCTCGCTGCCGGTTACCGAGCCGGAGGTCGTGCAGGCGCTCTCGCGCTTCGGGGTGCCGGTCGTCACCCTGAACTCCCCGGCGACTACGGACTGGGTGCGGACCGTCGTGACCGATGATGCCTGGGCGGGCGCCGAGATGGCGCGCCTGCTCCACGAGCGGGGTGCCCGACGCTTCGGCTACGTCGCGGGCCGGTCCGGAACGATGGGCCAGGAGCGTCGCGAGGCCGGCTTCCGGGAGGGGCTGCGGGAACTCGGGATCGACAGCTACGCCCGCGCTCAGGGCGACCACAAGCACGGCGGCGGCTACGAGGCGGTTCGAGCGCTCTACGCTTCGGGCACCGGGCCCGACGGCCTGTTCTGCTTCAACGACCTGACCGCGATGGGCGCCATCGACGGGCTTCGGCATGAGTTCGGGCTACGCTGTCCCGAGGATGTGCTCGTCGCCGGCTACGACAACATCGCGGCTGCGGCTTGGCCGTCGTACCGCTTGACCACGGTCGATATCGGGCTCGCGGCGGTCACCGAGTCCGCGTTGGCGCTGATCGCGTCGCAAGCCGGCGAAGCCACGGAGGCGCTGGTCAGGCCTCATTTGGTCGAGCGCACCAGTACCCTGAGCCAGCGTTAG